In Chrysoperla carnea chromosome 2, inChrCarn1.1, whole genome shotgun sequence, the following proteins share a genomic window:
- the LOC123292180 gene encoding DNA polymerase iota has product MDHENFENPMEEHSRTIIHIDIDCFYAQVEILKNPNLKNVPLGIQQKNIVVTSNYIAREYGIKKCMQIVEAKKLCPELVLANGEDLKDYREMSSKVHETIRKYSQAVEKLGLDENFIDVSILAKEKLVNEKFDIIGNKYENLEQENMNELCYCGCRQRLSIGTQIANEIRQKIFTDLGLTTCAGISYNKMLAKLVGSTHKPNQQTVLFPENVQGFLRSLKSIRSIPGIGYKTYEVIKTLGIQTIPEVLDYPTDKLQELLGKESTAKIVNLCRGYDPSPVKSSGKPLSIGLEDSCRNINGKSEVEIKFKQLLTRLIELVAKDGRIPTTLKVTVRKFDKSQTSHREQKQTSIPPSIFTNFTSTLTEKSEKKILLIIMKLFHKIVDVNKPFHITLLGLSFTKFLDRLNNKNTIASFLMKNVTVQAVTNLQNNESITMDDSVPDTSLRRTNIIETDGSESEVEPSPKKSKIESFFAKRRCLSSPMDSPSPSKLRVAELRLNSMERINENEVLDCPPGVDPTVFSELPSDVQQEIVNDWKNNQQTSSSASVSRSQSNFSKNNKNSILNYLITDK; this is encoded by the exons ATGGAtcatgaaaatttcgaaaatcctATGGAAGAACATTCACGGACCATTATTCACATTGATATCGATTGTTTTTATGCACAAGttgaaatactaaaaaatccaaatttaaaaaatgtaccaTTAGGTATTCAACAAAAGAATATTGTGGTCACATCGAATTATATTGCCAGAGAATatggaattaaaaaatgtatgcaaaTTGTGGAAGCAAAAAAACTATGCCCGGAACTCGTActag CTAATGGTGAAGATTTAAAAGATTATCGTGAGATGTCTTCAAAAGTACACGAAACCATACGAAAATATTCACAGGCTGTGGAAAAATTaggtttagatgaaaattttattgatgtatCAATCCttgcaaaagaaaaattagtaaACGAAAAGTTTGATATAATtggtaataaatatgaaaatttagaacaagaaaatatgaatgaattatgTTATTGTGGTTGTCGGCAACGATTATCAATAGGAACTCAAATAGCGAATGAAATAcgacaaaaaattttcacagatcTTGGTCTTACAACTTGTGCAGGCATAtcctataataaaatgttaGCGAAATTAGTTGGCAGTACACATAAACCGAATCAACAAACTGTGTTATTTCCAGAAAATGTTCAAGGTTTTTTGAGAAGCTTAAAAAGTATTCGTAGTATACCAGGAATTGGTTATAAAACCTATGAGGTAATTAAAACTCTAGGTATCCAAACAATTCCTGAAGTATTAGACTATCCAACAGATAAATTACAAGAATTACTTGGGAAAGAATCTACGgcgaaaattgtaaatttatgtCGTGGATATGATCCTAGTCCAGTGAAATCTAGTGGAAAACCATTAAGTATTGGTTTAGAAGATAGTTGTCGAAATATTAATGGAAAATCGGaagtagaaataaaatttaaacaattattaacacGATTAATTGAATTAGTTGCAAAAGACGGTCGTATTCCAACTACGCTGAAAGTTACAGtacgaaaatttgataaatctcAAACTAGCCATCgagaacaaaaacaaacaagtaTTCCTCcctcaatttttacaaatttcacttCTACTTTAACGGAGAAATCCgaaaagaaaatacttttaattattatgaaattatttcacaaaatagTTGATGTTAATAAACCATTTCATATCACGTTATTAGGTCTAtcgtttacaaaatttttggatcgattaaataataaaaatacaatagcttcatttttaatgaaaaatgttactGTACAAGCCgttacaaatttacaaaataatgaatCAATTACAATGGATGATAGTGTACCTGACACATCGTTACGACGAACAAATATAATAGAAACAGATGGATCAGAATCTGAAGTAGAGCCATCAccgaaaaaatccaaaattgaaagtttttttgcaAAACGTCGTTGTTTATCATCGCCAATGGATTCACCATCTCCTAGTAAATTACGAGTAGCTGAGTTACGGTTGAATTCAATGGAAAGAATCAATGAAAATGAAGTCCTAGATTGCCCGCCTGGTGTGGATCCAACAGTTTTTAGTGAATTACCTAGTGATGTACAACAAGAAATTGTAAATGATTGGAAAAATAACCAACAAACTTCGTCCTCGGCGTCAGTTTCGAGAAgccaatcaaatttttcgaaaaacaataagaattcaattttaaactatttaataacAGACAAATAA